Within Flavobacteriales bacterium, the genomic segment AGCAAAAGGTATTAATATGGATAAAGTAGTTTTCAAAAAAATAAAATCTCTTGTTCAAGGACCTTCTTATAAAGGTGATTTCGAAAATAAAGATGTTTATGAGAAGTATCAATATGTAATCATCACTGTTAAATAATAATTACGATTAATATGCTCCTAAATTTCAGAAATAGTTTTACAAAAAGTCTTTTAATTAAGACTTTTTGTGTTTTAGTTGGCTTCCTTTCTTTACTAAATGTAAATGGACAAGAAATCAATAAAAAAAAGACACTTCGTCAAGCAAGAAAGGCTTTATATAAAGAACAATATATTAATGCTCAAAACGAATACATGAAACTGGTAAATGCCGAACCAACAAACGACATTTACAATTTTGAAGCTGGTTTAAGCTATTATTTATCTACTCATCAACAAACCAAGAGTATCCCTTTATTTGAAGCTGCTCTTCAAAATTCAAAAGAAGATACTATAGTAGAACTCTATTACTTTTTAGGTAAATCTTATCAATTAAACAGTGAATTTGAAAAAGCAAACGCATCATTTGAAAAATTTGATCGTTTCATTGATCATCCTACAAAGTCTGGGAAGATGTTAAAAAATGATGTTAACCGTGAAATAGAAAACAACAAAAACGGCATCAACTATCTAACAAATAAAAATGACAAAGTATTTATTGAGAACATTGGCGAAAAAGTAAACTCTATAGATAGAGAATATGCACCTGTAATCAATAAAAATGGAGATATTTTATTATTTACTTCTAGAAGAAACTATAAAGGAAATAAAAAAGATAAGGGAGATTTACTTCCTTATGAAGATATTTACGCCGCTAAAAAAACAGAAGCTGGCTGGAATTTATTAACTGATAAAGCTGAATTAAAGAAATATTTACCTGACAACGTAAACACTAAAAAACATGATGCAAGTATTACTTATTCAACCGATGGTAATACCATATTTACTTATAAAAAAGATGCTATCTGGCAATCTAATTTTAAAGACGGAAGCTGGTCAACACTGAAAAAACTTGACGACAAAATTAACGCTAGTAAATTTAATGTACCAAGTGTTACTATTTCTGCTGATGGAACAACCATGTTTTTTGTTTCTACAAAAAAGGATGGTATTGGAGGAAAAGATATTTATAAATCCGTTAAAAAATCAAACGGCGAATGGGAATTACCTGTCTTATTAAGCAATAACATTAATACCGTTGATGATGAAGATGCTCCTTATTTAACCGAAGATGGAAAAACATTATATTTCTCATCAACTGGTCATGCAACAATGGGTGGTTACGATATTTATAAATCAGAACTTGTTAACGGCGAATGGAGTTTGGCTGAAAATTTAGGTTTCCCTTATAATTCACCTGCTGACGACATCTATTTTATTGTCGATAAATCAAATGAGAACGGCTTTTTCTCATCTTCAAGAGTTGAAGGAAATGGAACTTTTGATATTTATAGCTTCTCTGCAACTTGTAAAAACCTTGAGAATACTGAAATTAGAGGTATAGTTTACAACAACGAACTTAAACAACCTATAAAAAGCACTTTAACTCTTACCAATTTAAGTACAAACAAAGAAGAAACTAGTGCAACTTCATTGAGTACAAATGGTAAATTTTTATTGGTTGCTAAACCAGAAAGTCAATATAATTTATCAATAGTTGCAGAAGGATTTAATCCTCAAACAATAAAAATTAGCACACCTAAACAATGTGATTATTTTCAGTTATTTAGTGAGATTAGTCTAGAAAAAGCAAAAGTAAATGGAGAAGATGTTCAAATAGCTACTTTACGTAACTCTTTCTTTAATAGTGAAGAAGCAAAAAACAACCCAGCATTTACTGGAATTGACACTGCCTCTATTTCAAAAGAAGTTCCATTAGTTAAAGTTGAAACTGATAACAATTATACCACTGACAAGGAATTGATTGCTCTATCTAGGAAACTAGACCCTAAAACTACTGCTGAATTTACTATGATTTCTGACACTATAAAAGTGGATAGACTAGTTGTTACAAATACAACCAACACTCCTGCATTTGGTCCTATTTATTTCGATTTTGATAAACACAATTTATCAAACGACGCAAAAAAAGAATTGGATAAAATTATAAACTTCCTTAAAACAGAAGAAGGAAAAGAAATGGTATTGAACATTAAAGGTCATACCGATGGAAAGAGAGACATGGAACTAAACCAAAAGATTTTTGCAAAACGTAAAATAACTTTTACCAAAGAAGCATCAGAACAACGTAGTAAAAATTACAATATTGAACTCTCGAAACAAAGAGCAGAAACAACCGTTAAATACTTAAAACAAAAAGGGATTAAAGCCATTCAAATTACAACTGAAGCTGTTGGCGAAGAAGAACCTTCTAAACCAAATTTAAATTCAGATGGAAGTAACAATCTAGAAAACCAAAAACTAAACCGACGAGTTACCTTTAAATTGAATAAACAAAGTGTTCTGTAACTTTATTAATGGTTAACTTTATTGTTTGGTATTGATTTTGTTATTGTATGAATAAACATTGATTTTGAAAAGAATTAAGAAACATATCCTATTAACATTAGCTGTTTTACTAACGTTAACAAGTTTTGCCCAAAAAGCTGACCCCGCTGATGCTGAAGAACACTTTAAGTTTCATAATTATATCGATGCATTAATCGTTTATAAAAAACTTATTGAAAAAGATCCTAAAAATGCTGATTATCCTTACAAAGCAGGTTACTGTATTTTACATACTGATAGAGATAAAAGTGAAGCCATAAAGTTTCTTGAAACTGCATCAGAAAGAAAATCAGACCCTGATGTAGATTTTTATTTGGCTAAAGCCTACCATTACAACATGAAACTTGACGAAGCTTTAGATGCTTTTGAGAAATACCAAAAATCTGGGGCAGGAACAAAACAAACTGAAGTTGCTAGAGAAATTGAAATGGTTAAAAATGCCATGTTATTGGTAAAATCACCTATTGATGTATCTTTCGAGAATGCTGGAGACAAAATCAATACTGAATATCCTGATTATTACCCTCTAGTTACCCCTGATGAATCTTACTTATTTTTTACTTCAAGAAGAAAAGGTGTTATGGGTGGTGCTCGTGAATTTGATGGTTATTATTCATCTGATGTATTTTACACTAAAGTTGAAAATGGTGAATTTATTCCTGCAAAAGGAGCTGGTGCAATGGTTAATTCAATTTATGACGAACAAGCCGTAGGTTTATCATACAACGCAGACAAACTATTTGTCTATATGGATAACATCAAAGAATTTGGGGACATCTACGAGTCTAAAATGTCGTCGGGGAAGTTTAAGAAAATAGAAAAACTTGGTGAGGCCATCAATTCAAAAGGATTTGAAAGTTCTGCAACCATTTCTGCAGATGAAAACATTTTATTTTTTGCAAGTAGACGAGATGATGGTTTAGGCGAAAAAGACATTTATATGACAAGAAAACTTCCAACAGGTGATTGGGCTGAACCTCAAAACTTAGGAAGTACCATTAACACTCCTTACGATGAAGATTTCCCGAACTTATTTTATGATGGAAAAACACTCTATTTCTCTTCAAAAGGACATAACAGTATGGGTGGATACGATTATTTTAAATCAACTTGGGATGAAGCAACAAATACTTGGTCAAAGCCACAAAATTTAGGATACCCATTAAATACCCCTGAAGATAATTTATGTATATCGTTTATCGAAGATCAAAGTCATGCCTATATTTCAACTTGGAGAAAAGATAGCAAAGGCGAGAAAGACATTTACAAAGTAACTTTTAATGAAATAGATTCTCGTCAAACCATTATCAAATCAAAAGTGATTGCACAAGGGTCAACCGAAGCTATAAAAGATGCACTAATAAATGTTGTAGATGTTAGAACACAAGAAGAAATAGGCAACTACACTCCAAACCCAAAAAGTGGAGCATTTACCATTATATTAAAACCTGGAACCTATCAGGTTTTAATTGATGCCCCTGGTTATGCTCCAAAAACAGAAAATGTAACAATACTAGGCAAAAGTGATTTCATCGCTTTTAAAGAACAAGAATTTGTTGTTACACCTTAATTTCTTTAAAAAACATACACAAAATAATGAAGCTAAAATTAGCCAAACCCATTGCATTTTTTGACTTAGAGACAACTGGTGTTGATGTAGCAACCGATAGAATTGTAGAAATTTCGATAGTTAAATTAATGCCAAATGGCGATAAAGAAATTAAGACTAAACTCATAAATCCAACCATTCCTATACCTCTTGAGTCTTCGGCTGTACATGGAATTACAGATGCAGATGTTGCTAACAAACAAACATTTAAAGAAGTTGCGAAAGAATTAGCAAAATTTATTGAAGGTTGTGATTTAGCTGGTTTTAATTCAAACAAGTTTGATGTTCCGCTTTTAGCTGAAGAATTTCTCAGGGCCGATGTTGATTTTGATATCTCAAAACGTAGTTTAGTAGATGTTCAAAACATCTTTCATAAAATGGAACAACGAACGCTCTCTGCTGCATACCAGTTTTATTGTTCAAAAAATTTAGACAATGCTCATAGTGCCGAAGCAGATACCATGGCTACTTACGAAATTTTAGAAGCTCAGATTGAAAAATACGATGAATTAAAAAATGATGTGAAGTTTTTAGCCGAATTCTCGCAACGAACTAACAATGCCGATTTAATTGGTAGAATTATATTTGATGAAAATGGTAAAGAAGTTTTTAATTTTGGGAAACATAAAGGTAAATTAGTTGAACACATTTTAGAAGTTGAACCTGGTTATTACAGTTGGATGATGAATGGTGACTTCCCATTATACACAAAAAAAGTATTGACAAACATTAGATTAAGAGCTTTAAAAAAGTAATATGAAAATCATTTGTATTGGTCGTAATTACATTGACCACGCTAAGGAACTCAATAATCCTATACCCAAAGAACCTGTATTCTTTTTAAAACCCGATACAGCCTTGATTCAACCTAGAACCCCCTTTATTTATCCAAGCTTTACTAACGACTTACACCATGAAGTTGAACTTGTAGTAAGAATTAATAAAATTGGAAAACACATTGAAGAACGATTTGCCCACAAATACTATAATGAAATCTCTGTAGGTGTTGATTTTACAGCTCGAGATGTTCAACAACAATGTAAAGAAAAAGGATTGCCTTGGGAAAAAGCAAAAGCTTTTGATGGCTCTGCTCCTACTGGGAAATTTGTTGACATTTCAGCATTTGATGACATTAATAACTTAAACTTTAGTATTCAAATAAATGGTGAAACAAAGCAAATTGGGAATACTAAGGATATGATTTTCAACATCAACCAAATTATATCTTATGTATCTCAATTTTTTACCTTAAAAATCGGAGACTACATTTTTACTGGTACACCTGCTGGTGTTGGTCCTGTAAAAATTGATGATAGGATTGATTGTTTTATTGAAGATAAAAAATTGCTTTCTTTTAATATCAAATAACTTTATCCTTTTAATCTTTTAATACTTCTCTCAATATAGGCTTGTGAAGTAAGTAATGCGTCTTGTATTCGTTTAGCATATCTTATGCTATCCAAAACCTCCTTGTGCTTTTCTTCAATGATGTGTTTCTGTTTTTCAACAATAACATTTTGGTTTTCAATTACAAGTTTCTGCCGGTTAGTTACTTTAAATCGATTATACATAAATCCTGCAAAAATGAGTACTAAAATCAAGCCTCCATACAATGCTATTCGTTTTGTTTTTTCTTGTTTAAGTTGAGTTTTTTGAACAAGAATTTGAGCTTGAATTATTTTCT encodes:
- a CDS encoding PD40 domain-containing protein codes for the protein MLLNFRNSFTKSLLIKTFCVLVGFLSLLNVNGQEINKKKTLRQARKALYKEQYINAQNEYMKLVNAEPTNDIYNFEAGLSYYLSTHQQTKSIPLFEAALQNSKEDTIVELYYFLGKSYQLNSEFEKANASFEKFDRFIDHPTKSGKMLKNDVNREIENNKNGINYLTNKNDKVFIENIGEKVNSIDREYAPVINKNGDILLFTSRRNYKGNKKDKGDLLPYEDIYAAKKTEAGWNLLTDKAELKKYLPDNVNTKKHDASITYSTDGNTIFTYKKDAIWQSNFKDGSWSTLKKLDDKINASKFNVPSVTISADGTTMFFVSTKKDGIGGKDIYKSVKKSNGEWELPVLLSNNINTVDDEDAPYLTEDGKTLYFSSTGHATMGGYDIYKSELVNGEWSLAENLGFPYNSPADDIYFIVDKSNENGFFSSSRVEGNGTFDIYSFSATCKNLENTEIRGIVYNNELKQPIKSTLTLTNLSTNKEETSATSLSTNGKFLLVAKPESQYNLSIVAEGFNPQTIKISTPKQCDYFQLFSEISLEKAKVNGEDVQIATLRNSFFNSEEAKNNPAFTGIDTASISKEVPLVKVETDNNYTTDKELIALSRKLDPKTTAEFTMISDTIKVDRLVVTNTTNTPAFGPIYFDFDKHNLSNDAKKELDKIINFLKTEEGKEMVLNIKGHTDGKRDMELNQKIFAKRKITFTKEASEQRSKNYNIELSKQRAETTVKYLKQKGIKAIQITTEAVGEEEPSKPNLNSDGSNNLENQKLNRRVTFKLNKQSVL
- a CDS encoding PD40 domain-containing protein; the protein is MKRIKKHILLTLAVLLTLTSFAQKADPADAEEHFKFHNYIDALIVYKKLIEKDPKNADYPYKAGYCILHTDRDKSEAIKFLETASERKSDPDVDFYLAKAYHYNMKLDEALDAFEKYQKSGAGTKQTEVAREIEMVKNAMLLVKSPIDVSFENAGDKINTEYPDYYPLVTPDESYLFFTSRRKGVMGGAREFDGYYSSDVFYTKVENGEFIPAKGAGAMVNSIYDEQAVGLSYNADKLFVYMDNIKEFGDIYESKMSSGKFKKIEKLGEAINSKGFESSATISADENILFFASRRDDGLGEKDIYMTRKLPTGDWAEPQNLGSTINTPYDEDFPNLFYDGKTLYFSSKGHNSMGGYDYFKSTWDEATNTWSKPQNLGYPLNTPEDNLCISFIEDQSHAYISTWRKDSKGEKDIYKVTFNEIDSRQTIIKSKVIAQGSTEAIKDALINVVDVRTQEEIGNYTPNPKSGAFTIILKPGTYQVLIDAPGYAPKTENVTILGKSDFIAFKEQEFVVTP
- a CDS encoding 3'-5' exonuclease — encoded protein: MKLKLAKPIAFFDLETTGVDVATDRIVEISIVKLMPNGDKEIKTKLINPTIPIPLESSAVHGITDADVANKQTFKEVAKELAKFIEGCDLAGFNSNKFDVPLLAEEFLRADVDFDISKRSLVDVQNIFHKMEQRTLSAAYQFYCSKNLDNAHSAEADTMATYEILEAQIEKYDELKNDVKFLAEFSQRTNNADLIGRIIFDENGKEVFNFGKHKGKLVEHILEVEPGYYSWMMNGDFPLYTKKVLTNIRLRALKK
- a CDS encoding fumarylacetoacetate hydrolase family protein, whose translation is MKIICIGRNYIDHAKELNNPIPKEPVFFLKPDTALIQPRTPFIYPSFTNDLHHEVELVVRINKIGKHIEERFAHKYYNEISVGVDFTARDVQQQCKEKGLPWEKAKAFDGSAPTGKFVDISAFDDINNLNFSIQINGETKQIGNTKDMIFNINQIISYVSQFFTLKIGDYIFTGTPAGVGPVKIDDRIDCFIEDKKLLSFNIK